The following coding sequences lie in one Takifugu flavidus isolate HTHZ2018 chromosome 4, ASM371156v2, whole genome shotgun sequence genomic window:
- the fezf2 gene encoding fez family zinc finger protein 2, which translates to MASSASLETLMSCGRTGPSAAPKTLAFSIDRIMSKGPEPKGRAEERAEEKKLLGLCSPIPCMIPLQPFSYDLQAKALMNYSELWRASLRGTFCCSSATQCKGSCGVCAKADTGRTPGARLVKPQVIHQAVTVPRGGSLYYLNYLDSAYQQSELLAGHWLTSPQGQASLSAHHRLMLLENAKLAGAGADKLPTPQYPHKEHLPGQLDQIVKENHGPSADKSLAKTHIKLGGSGNSAADGKPKNFTCEVCGKVFNAHYNLTRHMPVHTGARPFVCKVCGKGFRQASTLCRHKIIHTQEKPHKCNHCGKAFNRSSTLNTHVRIHAGYKPFVCEFCGKGFHQKGNYKNHKLTHSGEKQYKCSICNKAFHQIYNLTFHMHTHNDKKPFTCSTCGKGFCRNFDLKKHIRKLHDSSFSAPSEASREPQT; encoded by the exons ATGGCAAGTTCTGCCTCTCTGGAGACGCTGATGTCATGCGGGAGGACCGGACCGTCCGCGGCTCCAAAGACTCTGGCCTTCTCCATAGACCGGATAATGTCCAAGGGTCCGGAGCCCaaggggagagcagaggagcgcGCGGAGGAGAAGAAGTTGCTGGGACTGTGTTCCCCGATCCCCTGTATGATCCCTTTGCAGCCCTTCAGCTACGACCTGCAGGCCAAAGCTCTCATGAACTACTCGGAGTTGTGGAGGGCCAGTTTGAGGGGaactttctgctgctcctctgctacGCAGTGCAAGGGCAGCTGCGGCGTGTGCGCCAAGGCGGACACGGGTCGGACGCCGGGCGCCCGGCTGGTGAAGCCGCAAGTGATCCATCAGGCCGTGACGGTACCCAGAGGAGGCTCCCTCTACTATCTCAACTACCTGGACTCTGCGTATCAGCAGTCGGAGCTGCTGGCCGGACACTGGCTCACCAGCCCGCAAGGACAGGCCTCGCTGTCGGCGCACCACAGGCTGATGTTGCTGGAGAACGCCAAACTGGCCGGAGCGGGGGCCGACAAGCTGCCCACGCCTCAGTACCCGCACAAGGAACATCTGCCCGGGCAGCTGGACCAGATAGTGAAGGAAAACCACGGCCCGAGTGCCGACAAGAGCCTCGCCAAGACGCATATCAAGTTGGGTGGCAGCGGCAACAGTGCGGCGGACGGAAAACCCAAAAACTTCACATGCGAAGTGTGCGGGAAG GTTTTTAATGCGCACTACAACCTGACCAGGCACATGCCGGTGCACACCGGGGCCCGGCCCTTCGTGTGTAAAGTGTGCGGGAAAGGCTTCCGCCAGGCCAGCACGCTCTGCCGACATAAAATCATCCACACGCAG GAAAAACCGCACAAATGCAACCACTGCGGGAAGGCGTTCAACAGGAGCTCCACGCTCAACACGCACGTCCGCATCCACGCGGGATACAAGCCGTTTGTGTGCGAGTTCTGCGGGAAAGGCTTCCACCAGAAAG GAAACTACAAGAACCACAAACTGACGCACAGCGGAGAGAAACAGTATAAGTGCTCCATCTGCAACAAGGCCTTCCACCAAATCTACAACCTCACCtttcacatgcacacgcacaacGACAAAAAGcccttcacctgctccacctgcgGGAAAGGTTTCTGCCGCAACTTCGACCTGAAGAAGCACATCAGGAAGCTGCACGACAGCAGCTTTTCTGCGCCGAGCGAGGCCTCCAGGGAGCCGCAGACCTGA